One Coprobacter fastidiosus genomic window, ATATTACGAGAAGCGACATCATAAAGCAATTGATCATCTACCCATTGCTTTATATAGTTATCTGCAAACAAAGCACTGTCTTTAGATTTCAGCCGATCAGGTATTTCACGTTCTAAATCACCACGAGTCAAAGCCTTATCGCCTATCCGAACTAATACAGCTTCCTCCCTGTTTTTTTCTGAAAAGTTCTCTTTACAAGAAAAGAACAGAAGCATGACAGCCACACTCCATAAGGATAAAGCGATTTTATGCCACATAGTTCCTTTTATTAATAGAAAACCAATATTAATTGGTAAAATTACAACGAAATCTACTTACTCTATTGCACATTAACTGTTTTTAGAACATCTTTATTTATTTCAACCGGATACTTTTTATTTAAATTTTGTACCCAAATCTTTTCAAGATAGTTCTGATAATCAGCCGTCACCTGACCTTTCATATCAGTATATGACTCAGGACCTTTCTTCAGCATTTTTCCAACAATAAAAACGACCGGAAATTTTTCATCTACAGACAATTCGCCTTCCTTAAATGCCAAATTATCGACTTTTTTATTATCTCCTTTTTGGAAAAGCCCTTTCTCGATCTTCACATGTTTAATACTGTCGGTATTAAACTCTTTATTGACATAAAAAACAACAGAATCAGCAGGCAACGATTTAATTCTTTTCTTGATCGTTTTGATCAAAGCCTTATCATCACATTGTATCAAATACCCTTTATAACGAGGTTGATCCCAGGTATATTGTTTTTTATGAGCTTTAAAATATTTCTGTAATCCGGCAACATCATTAGACGCTTTTTCCCATACTTCACGATTACTTATGTCGAACAAGAGTATTCCATCACGATACTCATTCATCAAATTTCTGAATTCGGGATATTTCGTCTCCAGCTTAGTATCCTCATAATGTAATATTTCATTATCGACAAATGCATCTATTTGTTTATTTAAATAGGTTACATTACCACCATGAAATGCGCCTTGTGCAGACTTCGAATTTTTCATAAAATTCCCCAAATCGGCCACAGTCCAGTCTCTCCCGTCCAAACTGAACAACACAGATTGGTCTTTACTGATATTATTCAAAAACAACGTATCCATAGGACTCGTCTCTACTGCAAACTTTTCCAATTTTGCTTTCTCTCCCGCATTCATATTAAACGCATATTCGACTTTCAGTTTTTCGATCAGAGATTTTTGTCCTTTATTGGATCTCTCATCACGTCCTATTCGTCTCATAATATCGGGTTTCAATTCTTCAAACGGCTTCAATCCCCTTGTATCCAACAATTTAATAATATGCCATCCATAAGGGCTCAAAACAGGTTCGGACACATCTCCTTTATTCTTCAAAGCATAAGCAGCATCTTCATACTCCTTTACAATGCGTCCGGTAGATATCCAAGGAAGCTCTCCTCCCCGTTGAGCGGAATTTTTATCTTCAGATTTCTCTTTAGCCAATTCGGCAAAATCTGCGCCTTGAATTATCTGCTGATATATTTCTCGTATTTGCTTTTCTTTTTCTTTTTTCACTTCATCTGAAGCATTCGAAGGCAACATCAACATAATATGTGCCGTAAGCCGTTCTCCCGGATCGGGACGACGATCGGAAACTTTTATCAAATGATAACCAAACTGGGACAAAACCGGCTCAGAAACGCTTCCGACCGGAGTTGTATAGGCTGCCGTTTCAAAAGGATATACTGTCATAAATCCTCCTATATATCCTAAATATCCGCCATTTCGTTTTACCGAAGGATCTTCAGAATACTCTTTTGCCAACTTTCCAAAATCCTCTCCTTTGCGGATACGTTCCAAAACAGATTTAGCTTTTTGATAAACTTTATCTTTTTCGGTATCTGTCATTCCCGGATTTACCCTAAACAAAATATGACTTACTTCAACATTTTCTTTTAATCGGTCATAAGCCTCTTTTGCTAACCGGTCATCCATTTCTCTATCTACTAAATACGGCTGTACCAACTGTGCACGATAACCGGCAAGCTCCGTACGAAAAGAGCGTGTAGTATCCAATCCGCATGCTTCTGCTTCAGCGACCTTCAACTTGTAATTTTTAAACAATTCCAGATATTCATCCAACGATTTGGAATCTGTCTGTTGTTGATTATTTTTTTTATAAATATATTCGAATTCCGATTTCTTAATGCTTTTTCCATTCACCTTCATCAATACAGGATCATTTTCCGGATTCTGTGCACACAAAGCAAATGAATAACCGGCACACAAGGATAATAATAACCATTTGTTTTTCATCGTTTCATTTTTTTACTTAAGCAACCCTTTTGTGACGAGTCCTCTTTTAATTTTACACTTAATAATAGAAATACACTAATTTAACGACTCAAATATATAAAAATTATATTGATCTCGCCAAATTAGTGTATTATATAAACAGTTTACAACAGAGTTTTAAATCTATTGTAACTCTTATTTTTTATTCACCTCGACTATAATTCGGAGATTCGCTCGTAATAGTCACATCATGCGGATGGCTTTCGGCAACTCCGGCATTTGTGATTCGAGTAAATTTAGCCTGATGCAAGGCTGTTATATCGGCAGCACCGCAATATCCCATACCGGCACGCAAACCTCCTACCATTTGATAAATTACCTCATACAATGATCCTTTATAGGGAACTCTGGCGGCAATACCTTCGGGGACAAGTTTCTTAACATCCGTCTCCGCAGCTTGGAAATAACGATCTTTAGAACCTTTTTCCATAGCTTCCAACGATCCCATACCTCTATACGACTTGAATTTACGTCCGTTATAAATAATCGTTTCACCAGGAGATTCTTCTACTCCTGCCAACAATCCACCCAACATAACAGAATATCCTCCAGCAGCCAAAGCTTTAACGATATCGCCTGAATAACGGATTCCGCCATCTGCAATCAAAGGAATTCCCGTTCCTTCCAAAGCTTT contains:
- a CDS encoding peptidylprolyl isomerase; protein product: MKNKWLLLSLCAGYSFALCAQNPENDPVLMKVNGKSIKKSEFEYIYKKNNQQQTDSKSLDEYLELFKNYKLKVAEAEACGLDTTRSFRTELAGYRAQLVQPYLVDREMDDRLAKEAYDRLKENVEVSHILFRVNPGMTDTEKDKVYQKAKSVLERIRKGEDFGKLAKEYSEDPSVKRNGGYLGYIGGFMTVYPFETAAYTTPVGSVSEPVLSQFGYHLIKVSDRRPDPGERLTAHIMLMLPSNASDEVKKEKEKQIREIYQQIIQGADFAELAKEKSEDKNSAQRGGELPWISTGRIVKEYEDAAYALKNKGDVSEPVLSPYGWHIIKLLDTRGLKPFEELKPDIMRRIGRDERSNKGQKSLIEKLKVEYAFNMNAGEKAKLEKFAVETSPMDTLFLNNISKDQSVLFSLDGRDWTVADLGNFMKNSKSAQGAFHGGNVTYLNKQIDAFVDNEILHYEDTKLETKYPEFRNLMNEYRDGILLFDISNREVWEKASNDVAGLQKYFKAHKKQYTWDQPRYKGYLIQCDDKALIKTIKKRIKSLPADSVVFYVNKEFNTDSIKHVKIEKGLFQKGDNKKVDNLAFKEGELSVDEKFPVVFIVGKMLKKGPESYTDMKGQVTADYQNYLEKIWVQNLNKKYPVEINKDVLKTVNVQ